The genomic interval CCGGCTATGGCTGACGCGCGGTCGCCTCGCCCTTGCGGACGCGCATGCCGTCGGCGTCGCGCCCGAGCTCGAGCCCCGGCTCCGCCTCGCGCGCCCGCCGCTCGGCCTTCCACGCCTCCCCGGGGTTCACCTTGCGGTAATAGACGTTGGCGAGCGCGATCCAGCGATCGGCGTTCCCGGGATCGAGCTCCGCCGCCGCCCGCAGGTGGATCGCGGCCTCGTCGAAGGCCGTCAGACGATAGAGCAGCCCCCCGAAGTCGCCGTGGTTCCGGGCGGTCGGTTCCGCGGCGACCACCTCCCGGAACGCTTCGACCGCCTCCATCACCTTCCCCTCCGCGAGGAGTCGGTCCGCGTCCTCGCGCCGGACGGCGCCCGCGGTGGGCGCCGGCGGCGCGGAGCCTCGTGGCGGCGGGGTGGCGCGCGCGGCGGGAGGCGCGTTCGGCGACGCGGCCGGCGCGACGGCAGTGGTCGGGCTCGCCGCCGCCGTGGGCGCGGGCCGCGCTGGCGCGGCCCGTTCCCGCGGGCGGCGCCAGAATTCGATGCCGACGACGAGCCCGAGCAGCGCCGTCGCGACCAGGACCCGCCGCATCACGGCGTCGAGCTCGGCGCGTCCGCGAGCGCCGCGAGCACGAAGAGCGCGACGCCGTGCGGTTCGACGTCCGCGGCGATCGTGCCGTCGAGCACGCCGAG from Deltaproteobacteria bacterium carries:
- a CDS encoding tetratricopeptide repeat protein; this encodes MMRRVLVATALLGLVVGIEFWRRPRERAAPARPAPTAAASPTTAVAPAASPNAPPAARATPPPRGSAPPAPTAGAVRREDADRLLAEGKVMEAVEAFREVVAAEPTARNHGDFGGLLYRLTAFDEAAIHLRAAAELDPGNADRWIALANVYYRKVNPGEAWKAERRAREAEPGLELGRDADGMRVRKGEATARQP